One window from the genome of Roseisolibacter agri encodes:
- a CDS encoding DUF4394 domain-containing protein, with protein sequence MHRIARRILPALGLLLAGTAAEAQYTVYGVTNVAGQQQLVSFSSATPGAVTTLGATGANLTGIDFRPANGLLYGYDGSRVYTVSLTTGAATLVGDIDDLTGGAGGVDFNPVADRLRLVDGAGTSLRVNVDASTTIVDGSLAYAAGDPNAGSSPFVTAVAYTNSVAGAASTTLYGIDTRNGTLVTVNPPNNGTLNTVGSLGLGTLSAINGFDIVTVGGTNTAFFAALGAGSISNLYTVNLGTGAATLVGAVNAGGGLAGIAAVATVPEPSTWLLMGSGLLAVGAMARRRART encoded by the coding sequence ATGCACCGGATCGCGCGTCGCATCCTCCCGGCCCTCGGGCTGCTGCTGGCCGGCACGGCCGCGGAGGCCCAGTACACCGTCTACGGCGTCACCAACGTCGCGGGACAGCAGCAGCTGGTGTCGTTCAGCAGCGCCACGCCGGGCGCCGTGACGACGCTCGGCGCGACGGGCGCGAACCTGACCGGCATCGACTTCCGGCCGGCGAACGGCCTCCTCTACGGCTACGACGGGAGCCGGGTCTACACGGTGAGCCTCACCACCGGCGCGGCGACGCTCGTCGGCGACATCGACGACCTGACAGGCGGCGCCGGCGGCGTGGACTTCAACCCGGTCGCCGACCGGCTGCGCCTCGTCGACGGCGCGGGCACGAGCCTGCGCGTCAACGTCGATGCGTCGACGACGATCGTCGACGGCTCGCTGGCGTACGCGGCGGGCGACCCGAACGCGGGCAGCTCGCCGTTCGTGACCGCGGTCGCGTACACCAACAGCGTCGCCGGCGCCGCGTCGACGACGCTCTACGGCATCGACACGCGCAACGGCACGCTGGTCACCGTGAACCCGCCGAACAACGGGACGCTGAACACGGTCGGCAGCCTCGGACTCGGCACGCTGTCGGCCATCAACGGCTTCGACATCGTGACCGTCGGCGGCACCAACACGGCGTTCTTCGCCGCGCTCGGCGCCGGCAGCATCAGCAACCTGTACACGGTGAACCTCGGCACCGGCGCGGCGACGCTCGTCGGCGCCGTGAACGCGGGCGGCGGGCTCGCGGGGATCGCCGCGGTGGCGACGGTGCCCGAGCCGTCGACGTGGCTGCTGATGGGCTCGGGGCTGCTCGCCGTCGGCGCGATGGCGCGCCGCCGCGCGCGGACGTGA
- a CDS encoding ABC transporter permease, with translation MTRRAMWAIARRDMTVVRRSRAMMAPLVAVPLMMLVVLPAALLLAPSLGAADPRAAEGLRELLAGLPASVRAQYAGRPPAEMWMLLVHTQLWPPLFLLVPFIVANVIAADSFAGERERHTLEALLYTPPDDATLFMGKLLAAGLPGILASLLGFVLYVAVVTLIGRTTVGWTPPFGAASLVLVTWVGPAFAALGLAAMVLVSQRVARTQDAVQLGGLLVLPIVGLVVGSVKGTVVLQPGTLFLVGAGAWLVSAAVLLVGVRHFRRARLVSRL, from the coding sequence GTGACGCGCCGCGCGATGTGGGCGATCGCGCGGCGCGACATGACCGTCGTGCGCCGCAGCCGCGCGATGATGGCGCCGCTGGTCGCGGTGCCGCTGATGATGCTCGTCGTGCTCCCCGCGGCGCTGCTGCTCGCGCCGTCGCTCGGCGCCGCCGATCCGCGCGCGGCCGAGGGGCTGCGGGAGCTGCTGGCGGGGCTGCCGGCGAGCGTGCGCGCGCAGTACGCCGGCCGCCCGCCGGCGGAGATGTGGATGCTGCTCGTGCACACGCAGCTCTGGCCGCCGCTCTTCCTGCTGGTGCCGTTCATCGTCGCCAACGTCATCGCGGCCGACAGCTTCGCGGGCGAGCGCGAGCGGCACACGCTCGAGGCGCTGCTCTACACGCCGCCCGACGACGCGACGCTGTTCATGGGCAAGCTGCTCGCCGCCGGGCTGCCGGGCATCCTCGCGTCGCTGCTCGGCTTCGTGCTCTACGTGGCCGTGGTGACGCTGATCGGACGCACGACGGTGGGCTGGACGCCGCCGTTCGGCGCGGCGTCGCTCGTGCTGGTGACGTGGGTGGGACCCGCCTTCGCGGCGCTCGGCCTGGCGGCGATGGTGCTGGTCTCGCAGCGCGTTGCGCGCACGCAGGACGCGGTGCAGCTGGGCGGGCTGCTCGTGCTGCCGATCGTCGGGCTGGTGGTGGGCTCGGTGAAGGGCACGGTGGTGCTGCAGCCGGGCACGCTCTTCCTCGTCGGCGCGGGCGCGTGGCTCGTGTCGGCCGCGGTGCTGCTGGTGGGCGTGCGCCACTTCCGCCGCGCGCGGCTGGTGTCGCGGCTCTGA
- a CDS encoding ABC transporter ATP-binding protein has protein sequence MPAALEIERLTVRFGAVTAVDDLSLQVAEGEVLALLGHNGAGKTTTVRAANGLAEPASGSVRVLGRVPATDGPEIRRRTAVLTDTPGIDERLTAREALAFAAELYDLPRDGTPARIAALLAELGLAARADDRVGGFSRGMRQRLALARALLHRPALLFLDEPTTGLDPEATRQLHGIIRRIVREDGRTVVLCTHNLFEAESLADRVGVMARGRLRALGTPAELARGVRATDRVTLEVHAEDADAAARVTGAAPTLADGAATIVADLAHDAVPDLVARLVGAGVRVYRVTPARPTLADAYFALQPPDVVATTVDGDVS, from the coding sequence ATGCCCGCTGCCCTCGAGATCGAGCGGCTCACCGTGCGCTTCGGCGCGGTGACGGCGGTGGACGACCTCTCGCTGCAGGTCGCGGAGGGGGAGGTGCTGGCGCTGCTCGGCCACAACGGCGCGGGGAAGACGACGACGGTGCGCGCCGCCAACGGGCTGGCCGAGCCGGCGTCGGGGAGCGTCCGCGTGCTCGGGCGCGTGCCCGCCACCGACGGCCCGGAGATCCGGCGGCGCACGGCCGTCCTCACCGACACGCCCGGCATCGACGAGCGGCTCACGGCGCGCGAGGCGCTGGCCTTCGCGGCGGAGCTGTACGACCTGCCGCGCGACGGGACGCCCGCGCGCATCGCCGCGCTGCTGGCGGAGCTCGGGCTCGCGGCGCGCGCGGACGACCGCGTGGGCGGCTTCAGTCGCGGCATGCGCCAGCGGCTCGCGCTCGCGCGCGCGCTGCTGCACCGCCCCGCGCTCCTCTTCCTCGACGAGCCGACGACGGGGCTCGACCCCGAGGCGACGCGGCAGCTGCACGGCATCATCCGCCGCATCGTGCGCGAGGACGGGCGCACGGTCGTGCTCTGCACGCACAACCTGTTCGAGGCGGAGTCGCTGGCCGACCGCGTGGGCGTCATGGCGCGCGGGAGGCTGCGCGCGCTCGGCACGCCGGCGGAGCTGGCGCGCGGCGTCCGCGCGACCGACCGCGTGACGCTCGAGGTGCACGCGGAAGATGCCGACGCGGCGGCGCGCGTCACCGGCGCCGCGCCGACGCTCGCCGACGGCGCCGCGACGATCGTCGCCGACCTCGCGCACGACGCGGTGCCCGACCTCGTGGCGCGCCTCGTGGGCGCTGGCGTGCGCGTGTACCGCGTGACGCCCGCGCGCCCGACGCTGGCGGACGCGTACTTCGCGCTCCAGCCGCCCGACGTCGTGGCCACCACCGTCGACGGGGACGTGTCGTGA
- the thrC gene encoding threonine synthase, which translates to MPDLTLQRCASCGAELPERDARTSCPACGGLLALEHAPPAERGAALRDRFDARLRDAAAGHVADAAGAARASGVWRFRELIMPGATDADIVSQPEGNTPLFHRPSVAAWAGVDGLLLKHDGFNPTGSFKDRGMTVALTQARRAGARAVACASTGNTSAALAAYAALAGVPGLVLVPAPKGGAQQVALGKLAQTLAYGARTLLVRGDFDDCLRLVREGAERLGVYLVNSINPYRIEGQKSVALEILQQLAWNAPDWIVLPAGNLGNTSAVGAALRDAVRLGLIDRAPRIASIQAAGANPFASGYRENFATQHRVKAETVATAIKIGDPASWDRAAAVIREFDGVVTDVSDAEILEAKAAIDAAGIGCEPASAASVAGVRRLAREGVIRAGDRVAAILTGHVLKDPGVLLDYHRADHDAPLVNAPVEVDATLDALARVVDATAAAAGR; encoded by the coding sequence ATGCCCGACCTGACCCTCCAGCGCTGCGCCTCGTGCGGCGCCGAGCTGCCCGAGCGCGACGCGCGCACCAGCTGCCCCGCCTGCGGCGGGCTCCTCGCGCTCGAGCACGCGCCGCCCGCCGAGCGCGGCGCCGCGCTGCGCGACCGCTTCGACGCACGCCTGCGCGACGCCGCGGCCGGCCACGTCGCCGACGCCGCCGGTGCCGCGCGCGCCTCGGGCGTCTGGCGCTTCCGCGAGCTGATCATGCCCGGCGCCACCGACGCCGACATCGTCAGCCAGCCCGAAGGGAACACGCCGCTCTTCCACCGGCCGTCCGTCGCCGCGTGGGCCGGCGTCGACGGGCTGCTGCTGAAGCACGACGGCTTCAACCCCACCGGCTCGTTCAAGGACCGCGGGATGACCGTCGCGCTGACGCAGGCGCGCCGCGCCGGTGCGCGCGCGGTGGCCTGCGCGTCCACCGGCAACACGTCGGCGGCGCTCGCGGCCTACGCGGCGCTCGCGGGCGTGCCGGGCCTCGTGCTCGTCCCCGCGCCCAAGGGCGGCGCGCAGCAGGTGGCGCTCGGCAAGCTCGCGCAGACGCTCGCCTACGGCGCGCGCACGCTGCTCGTGCGCGGCGACTTCGACGACTGCCTGCGGCTGGTGCGCGAGGGCGCCGAGCGGCTCGGCGTCTACCTCGTCAACTCGATCAACCCGTACCGCATCGAGGGGCAGAAGTCGGTCGCTCTGGAGATCCTGCAGCAGCTGGCGTGGAACGCGCCCGACTGGATCGTGCTCCCCGCCGGCAACCTCGGGAACACGTCGGCGGTCGGCGCCGCGCTGCGCGACGCGGTGCGCCTCGGCCTCATCGACCGCGCGCCGCGCATCGCCAGCATCCAGGCCGCGGGCGCGAACCCGTTCGCGAGCGGATATCGCGAGAACTTCGCGACGCAGCACCGCGTGAAGGCGGAGACGGTCGCCACCGCGATCAAGATCGGCGATCCCGCATCGTGGGACCGCGCGGCGGCGGTGATCCGCGAGTTCGACGGCGTCGTCACCGACGTGAGCGACGCCGAGATCCTGGAGGCGAAGGCGGCGATCGACGCGGCGGGGATCGGCTGCGAGCCCGCGAGCGCGGCCAGCGTCGCGGGCGTGCGGCGGCTCGCGCGCGAGGGCGTCATCCGCGCCGGCGACCGCGTGGCGGCGATCCTCACGGGCCACGTGCTGAAGGACCCGGGCGTGCTGCTCGACTACCACCGCGCGGACCACGACGCGCCGCTCGTGAACGCGCCCGTCGAGGTGGACGCGACGCTCGACGCGCTGGCGCGCGTGGTGGACGCGACGGCCGCCGCGGCGGGTCGCTAG
- a CDS encoding aspartate kinase — translation MPSARPAPLVHKFGGAALADADAVRHAASIVAMLRTDDALPTAVVVSAMHGVTDALLDASHRATHGDATGARHALDALRRRHDEAARRVAGDGGGDESLSAVIDATFGELAGLLDGLAALGDLPPSVADAVLARGERLSARLAVAALAAIGVPAQYVDECDVIQTDGRPGNAFPDLPRTAAAARRVLAPLLARGTVAVIPGFVGAVPARTAAHAAPSDAPRRVAPVVTLGRGGSDLTATTLARVLGARDVFLWKDVRGLLTADPRVVPDARVIPALHAREASELAYHGAKVLHPRALVPLLARSAQRDAHREAGVPAPRARVTVRPFADPTAPGTTIVLAEERRAPGATSSPPRHPVKAVSALGGQALVTVRGTGMAGVPGIAARAFGALERAGISVALISQASSEQSICIGVPQSATAAVEPALREAFAAEIARGEIEGIDVEPDVATVAVVGSGMAGVPGIAARFFGALADAQVNVVAIAQGSSELNISAVVAGKDAAAAQRAAHAAFRLDRVGGGAARAPQHADVVLLGFGKVGRELARQITQRQSASRADGTQSPVSLVGVVDSRGWVFDAAGLAPRRLASLSKAKAEGRALAELPGGAEGAPDAALAHIAAHALSRPILVDVTAGDTSALLDAAVHHGMDLVLANKKPLAEGRVTVDAATASAAGLVATAAARGRRVLHEATVGAGLPVIDTVRKLQESGDRILHIQGCPSGTLGFLFAELGRGRAFSDALRDAMARGYTEPDPREDLSGQDVARKAVILARLVGWKGTLDDVAVESLVPPALAALPLQEFLAQLESLDAPWAARVAAAAARGAVLRYRADVSPKEARVGIVEVDRASPFASLSGTDNQFVFTTRRYKERPLVITGPGAGPEVTAAGVLNDVLALAGAR, via the coding sequence ATGCCTTCCGCCCGTCCCGCTCCCCTCGTGCACAAGTTCGGCGGCGCCGCGCTGGCCGACGCCGACGCCGTGCGCCACGCCGCGTCCATCGTCGCCATGCTGCGCACCGACGACGCGCTCCCGACGGCGGTGGTCGTCTCGGCCATGCACGGCGTGACCGACGCGCTGCTCGACGCCTCGCACCGCGCGACGCACGGCGACGCCACGGGCGCCCGGCACGCGCTCGACGCGCTGCGGCGCCGGCACGACGAGGCCGCGCGCCGCGTCGCGGGCGACGGCGGTGGCGACGAATCGCTCTCCGCGGTCATCGACGCGACCTTCGGCGAGCTCGCGGGACTGCTCGACGGCCTGGCCGCGCTCGGCGACCTGCCGCCCAGCGTCGCGGACGCGGTGCTGGCGCGCGGCGAGCGGCTGTCGGCGCGGCTGGCGGTCGCCGCGCTCGCGGCGATCGGCGTCCCGGCGCAGTACGTGGACGAGTGCGACGTGATCCAGACCGACGGCCGGCCGGGCAACGCCTTCCCCGACCTGCCGCGCACCGCCGCCGCTGCGCGCCGCGTGCTCGCGCCGCTGCTCGCGCGCGGCACGGTCGCGGTGATCCCGGGCTTCGTCGGCGCGGTGCCGGCGCGCACGGCGGCACACGCTGCGCCATCGGACGCGCCACGCCGCGTCGCTCCAGTCGTCACGCTCGGCCGCGGCGGCTCGGACCTCACCGCGACGACGCTCGCCCGCGTGCTCGGCGCGCGCGACGTGTTCCTGTGGAAGGACGTGCGCGGGCTGCTCACCGCCGACCCGCGCGTGGTACCGGACGCGCGCGTCATCCCGGCGCTGCACGCGCGCGAGGCGAGCGAGCTGGCGTACCACGGCGCGAAGGTGCTGCACCCGCGCGCGCTCGTGCCGCTGCTCGCGCGCTCCGCGCAGCGCGACGCGCATCGCGAGGCCGGCGTGCCCGCGCCGCGCGCGCGCGTGACGGTGCGCCCGTTCGCGGACCCCACCGCGCCCGGCACGACGATCGTGCTGGCCGAGGAGCGCCGCGCGCCGGGCGCGACGTCGTCGCCGCCGCGGCATCCGGTGAAGGCCGTCTCCGCGCTCGGCGGGCAGGCGCTGGTGACCGTGCGCGGCACCGGCATGGCGGGCGTGCCCGGCATCGCGGCGCGCGCGTTCGGCGCGCTGGAGCGCGCGGGCATCTCGGTCGCGCTCATCTCCCAGGCGTCGAGCGAGCAGTCGATCTGCATCGGCGTGCCGCAGAGCGCGACCGCGGCCGTGGAGCCCGCGCTGCGCGAGGCGTTCGCGGCGGAGATCGCGCGCGGCGAGATCGAGGGGATCGACGTCGAGCCGGACGTCGCGACGGTGGCGGTGGTCGGCAGCGGGATGGCCGGCGTGCCGGGCATCGCGGCGCGCTTCTTCGGCGCGCTCGCCGACGCGCAGGTCAACGTGGTCGCGATCGCGCAGGGCTCGTCGGAGCTGAACATCAGCGCGGTGGTCGCGGGGAAGGACGCGGCCGCGGCGCAGCGCGCGGCCCATGCCGCGTTCCGCCTCGATCGCGTGGGCGGCGGCGCCGCGCGCGCGCCGCAGCACGCCGACGTGGTGCTGCTCGGCTTCGGCAAGGTGGGACGCGAGCTGGCGCGGCAGATCACGCAGCGCCAGAGCGCGTCGCGCGCGGACGGCACGCAGTCGCCGGTGTCGCTGGTCGGTGTGGTCGATTCGCGCGGCTGGGTGTTCGACGCCGCGGGGCTCGCGCCGCGCCGGCTCGCCTCGCTCTCGAAGGCGAAGGCCGAGGGGCGCGCGCTGGCCGAGCTGCCGGGCGGCGCGGAGGGCGCGCCGGACGCGGCGCTGGCGCACATCGCCGCGCACGCGCTGTCGCGTCCCATCCTCGTCGACGTGACGGCCGGCGACACGTCCGCGCTGCTCGACGCCGCGGTGCATCACGGAATGGACCTCGTGCTCGCGAACAAGAAGCCGCTGGCCGAGGGGCGCGTGACGGTGGACGCGGCGACGGCGAGCGCCGCGGGGCTCGTGGCCACGGCCGCCGCGCGCGGCCGCCGCGTGCTGCACGAGGCGACGGTGGGCGCGGGGCTGCCGGTGATCGACACGGTGAGGAAGCTGCAGGAGAGCGGCGACCGCATCCTCCACATCCAGGGCTGCCCGTCGGGGACGCTCGGCTTCCTGTTCGCGGAGCTGGGCCGCGGGCGCGCGTTCAGCGACGCGCTGCGCGACGCGATGGCGCGCGGCTACACCGAGCCCGATCCGCGCGAGGACCTCTCGGGGCAGGACGTCGCGCGCAAGGCGGTGATCCTCGCGCGCCTCGTGGGCTGGAAGGGGACGCTCGACGACGTCGCGGTGGAGTCGCTGGTGCCGCCCGCGCTGGCCGCGCTGCCGTTGCAGGAGTTCCTGGCGCAGCTCGAGTCGCTGGACGCCCCGTGGGCCGCGCGCGTGGCCGCCGCCGCGGCGCGCGGCGCGGTGCTGCGCTATCGCGCGGACGTGTCGCCGAAGGAGGCGCGCGTCGGCATCGTGGAGGTGGATCGCGCGAGCCCGTTCGCGTCGCTGAGCGGCACGGACAACCAGTTCGTGTTCACGACGCGTCGCTACAAGGAGCGGCCACTCGTGATCACGGGCCCCGGCGCTGGCCCCGAGGTGACGGCGGCGGGCGTGCTGAACGACGTGCTCGCGCTCGCGGGCGCGCGGTGA
- a CDS encoding ArsR/SmtB family transcription factor: MVERSADSLSLVFRALGDPTRRAMVQRLAGGERTVGELAEPFRMSLAAASKHVRVLERAGLVRRRVQGRVHRCRLQADRLAEAQAWLAHYERFWSERLDALESLLAEESPDPSPDRR, translated from the coding sequence ATGGTTGAACGAAGCGCCGACTCGCTGAGCCTCGTCTTCCGCGCCCTGGGCGATCCCACGCGGCGCGCGATGGTGCAGCGCCTGGCGGGCGGCGAGCGCACGGTCGGCGAGCTGGCCGAGCCCTTCCGCATGTCGCTGGCGGCCGCGTCGAAGCACGTGCGCGTGCTGGAGCGCGCGGGCCTCGTGCGGCGCCGCGTGCAGGGGCGCGTGCACCGCTGCCGCCTGCAGGCCGACCGGCTGGCCGAGGCGCAGGCGTGGCTCGCGCACTACGAGCGGTTCTGGAGCGAGCGGCTGGACGCGCTCGAGTCGCTGCTGGCCGAGGAGTCGCCCGACCCTTCACCGGATCGTCGATGA
- a CDS encoding SRPBCC family protein — translation MTDTQSRGALPRTLVMVRTLAAPVARVYAAWTEASLLARWMAPAPYRVEEAVTDSRPGGIYRVKVVGPEGDAHLTTGEFLELVPDRRVVQSWLYEGAFGRDVAPSRLTVDLRAIGPALTEVTLTHDRIPDTEPYAHLDAGWAACLDALETLLDEGYVHVRVARHLAASPERVFDAWVDPDVVGRWMAGTGDMVRIALDPRAGGTFRFVVRRDGEDVVHEGTYVAFDRPHRLAFTWGLPQLSADHDLVRVALAPADGGCALTLVHRMRAEWAEYAERTASGWGRMIDVVAAAI, via the coding sequence ATGACGGACACCCAGTCGCGCGGCGCGCTGCCGCGCACCCTCGTGATGGTGCGCACGCTCGCCGCGCCCGTGGCGCGCGTGTACGCGGCGTGGACCGAGGCGTCGCTGCTCGCACGCTGGATGGCGCCCGCGCCGTACCGCGTGGAGGAGGCGGTGACCGATTCGCGTCCGGGCGGCATCTACCGCGTGAAGGTCGTGGGACCGGAGGGCGACGCGCATCTCACGACCGGCGAGTTCCTGGAGCTGGTGCCCGACCGCCGCGTCGTGCAGAGCTGGCTGTACGAGGGCGCGTTCGGCCGCGACGTCGCACCCTCGCGCCTCACGGTCGACCTGCGCGCGATCGGCCCCGCGCTCACCGAGGTGACGCTGACGCACGACCGCATCCCCGACACGGAGCCGTACGCGCACCTCGACGCGGGGTGGGCGGCGTGCCTCGACGCGCTGGAGACGCTGCTCGACGAGGGATACGTGCACGTGCGCGTGGCGCGCCACCTCGCGGCGTCGCCCGAGCGCGTGTTCGACGCGTGGGTCGATCCGGACGTCGTGGGCCGGTGGATGGCCGGCACGGGCGACATGGTGCGCATCGCGCTCGACCCGCGCGCGGGCGGCACGTTCCGCTTCGTCGTCCGCCGCGACGGCGAGGACGTGGTGCACGAGGGCACGTATGTCGCGTTCGACCGCCCGCACCGCCTCGCGTTCACGTGGGGGCTGCCGCAGCTCTCCGCCGACCACGACCTGGTGCGCGTCGCCCTCGCGCCCGCGGACGGCGGCTGCGCGCTCACGCTCGTCCACCGCATGCGCGCCGAGTGGGCGGAGTACGCGGAGCGCACGGCGAGCGGGTGGGGGAGGATGATCGACGTCGTCGCGGCGGCCATCTGA
- a CDS encoding VOC family protein: MRIALASVLVDDQAKALAFYTEKLGFVKVLDIPMGEHRWLTVASPEGTPDVQLALEPNVHPAARPWQQALYADGIPLTSFESRDVHAEYERLVAKGVVFRTPPTVMGPVTIAMFDDTCGNLIQLHSA, translated from the coding sequence ATGCGCATCGCCCTCGCCAGCGTGCTCGTCGACGACCAGGCCAAGGCCCTCGCGTTCTACACCGAGAAGCTCGGCTTCGTGAAGGTGCTCGACATCCCCATGGGCGAGCACCGCTGGCTCACCGTCGCGTCGCCCGAGGGCACGCCCGACGTGCAGCTCGCGCTCGAGCCCAACGTGCATCCCGCCGCGCGGCCGTGGCAGCAGGCGCTGTATGCCGACGGCATCCCGCTCACGTCGTTCGAGTCGCGCGACGTGCACGCGGAGTACGAGCGGCTGGTCGCGAAGGGCGTCGTCTTCCGCACGCCGCCGACGGTCATGGGCCCCGTCACGATCGCGATGTTCGACGACACCTGCGGGAACCTCATCCAGCTCCACTCGGCGTGA
- a CDS encoding MBL fold metallo-hydrolase has translation MPDVAPSITLWMLGSGSQGNAAAIACGERLLLLDAGVDLPVLLERMRAADLHPWFVDEVLLSHGHRDHVVGAAAGVKAYGWRVWATLGTVWRWRALRGVDVAPFETGASFDAGPFRVHSAATPHDVDDSAAFVVEVAGVRVGYCTDLGHAPDAVLALLQGVDALVLESNYDEEMLRRGPYPPDLQARVGGPTGHLGNAQAGEVARAVAHAGLQHLVLGHLSRHNNTPELARAAMRRALAGTAFRGALHVAPPDGVLGPLVVRAP, from the coding sequence ATGCCGGACGTCGCCCCATCGATCACCCTCTGGATGCTCGGCAGCGGCAGCCAGGGGAACGCGGCCGCGATCGCGTGCGGCGAGCGGCTGCTCCTGCTGGACGCGGGCGTGGACCTGCCGGTGCTGCTGGAGCGGATGCGCGCAGCCGACCTGCATCCGTGGTTCGTGGACGAGGTGCTGCTCTCGCATGGCCACCGCGACCACGTCGTGGGCGCCGCGGCGGGCGTGAAGGCGTACGGCTGGCGCGTGTGGGCGACGCTGGGGACGGTGTGGCGCTGGCGCGCGCTCCGCGGCGTGGACGTCGCGCCGTTCGAGACGGGCGCGAGCTTCGACGCGGGCCCCTTCCGCGTGCACTCCGCCGCCACGCCGCACGACGTCGACGACTCGGCCGCCTTCGTGGTGGAGGTCGCGGGCGTGCGCGTGGGCTACTGCACGGACCTCGGCCACGCGCCGGACGCGGTGCTCGCGCTCCTGCAGGGCGTCGACGCGCTGGTGCTGGAGTCCAACTACGACGAGGAGATGCTGCGCCGCGGCCCGTACCCGCCCGACCTGCAGGCGCGCGTCGGCGGGCCGACGGGACACCTGGGCAACGCGCAGGCCGGCGAGGTGGCGCGCGCGGTGGCGCACGCGGGCCTGCAGCACCTCGTGCTCGGGCATCTCAGCCGGCACAACAACACGCCCGAGCTGGCGCGCGCGGCGATGCGGCGCGCGCTGGCAGGGACGGCGTTCCGCGGCGCGCTGCACGTCGCGCCGCCGGACGGCGTGCTCGGGCCGCTGGTGGTGCGGGCGCCCTGA
- a CDS encoding sensor domain-containing diguanylate cyclase: MTQPVRAPGALDDPTTLAAMVDRLGAAFHVSDADGRLIDATPGLAALLGVSDDGALRGRPLDDWIADPSARRAALQALAPDAPARTVLLTLRGAGRATHAVETVTAVRGPDGAVRLQGMLVAASGIMGASQGGASLSTSGEAGRDALTGSLDRTHLNALGERLGRDPVTPVGVLIARLEGEDIPAEDRDVMRQLVARFLMRQVRANEEVIRLGDDEFLVVLGGASAEQVERVGRRVQLLALRSAPGPLSLGWAARDRGESLPALVARAAAQRVPVPTRERDAHEHRRAGEEPVGAGGWQGFGSGTR, translated from the coding sequence ATGACGCAGCCCGTGCGCGCCCCCGGGGCGCTCGACGATCCGACGACGCTCGCGGCGATGGTCGACCGCCTGGGCGCGGCCTTCCACGTCAGCGACGCCGACGGGCGGCTGATCGACGCGACGCCCGGCCTGGCCGCGCTGCTCGGCGTCTCGGACGACGGCGCGCTGCGCGGACGGCCGCTCGACGACTGGATCGCCGACCCGTCGGCGCGCCGCGCCGCGCTCCAGGCGCTCGCCCCCGACGCGCCCGCGCGCACCGTGCTGCTCACGCTCCGCGGCGCCGGCCGCGCCACCCACGCCGTCGAGACGGTCACCGCCGTGCGCGGGCCCGACGGCGCGGTGCGGCTGCAGGGGATGCTCGTCGCCGCATCCGGCATCATGGGCGCGTCGCAGGGCGGTGCGAGCCTCTCCACGAGCGGCGAGGCGGGCCGCGACGCGCTCACCGGCTCCCTCGACCGCACGCACCTCAACGCGCTCGGCGAGCGGCTGGGCCGCGACCCGGTGACGCCCGTCGGCGTGCTGATCGCGCGGCTCGAGGGCGAGGACATCCCGGCCGAGGACCGCGACGTCATGCGGCAGCTCGTCGCGCGCTTCCTCATGCGCCAGGTGCGCGCCAACGAGGAGGTCATCCGCCTCGGCGACGACGAGTTCCTCGTGGTGCTCGGCGGTGCGTCGGCGGAGCAGGTGGAGCGCGTCGGCCGCCGCGTGCAGCTGCTCGCGCTGCGCAGCGCGCCCGGCCCGCTGTCGCTCGGCTGGGCGGCGCGCGACCGCGGCGAGTCGCTCCCCGCGCTCGTCGCGCGCGCCGCGGCGCAGCGCGTCCCCGTGCCCACGCGCGAGCGCGATGCGCACGAGCACCGGCGCGCGGGCGAGGAGCCCGTGGGCGCCGGCGGCTGGCAGGGCTTCGGCTCGGGCACGCGCTGA